The Streptomyces sp. NBC_00344 genome includes a window with the following:
- a CDS encoding ATP-grasp domain-containing protein, which produces MEPRDPVILLIDPANTRNGSEYETAIRDLGFRVVSLSTGLLPADATPPLDPDGETSLYADDVDDAVRQVRAAGFDLRAVVPANGSSLHVADQIAARLGLPGNDPALGWARRNKAAMRVRAAQTGVRVPEFRLVHSLGEVAAAAQDIGFPVIVKQTMGTGSYGVSVISDAAALDEAETLGTVDRRGRPVTEWLVERYVRGREYAVNFCSADGEHRLIDIWEYRWPDDRDYDFPLWDIVQIDSAHPDYVRVERFCRQVLDAFGIRQGPGHIEVKCSGDGDDVYLIELAARFSGGPAVPMWTRHSDLRPFHDAVECFLGRRPDIIDGDHGFRAVLGSVVIRNDDAPGTLVAVHGLDELGALPGVADVLAEFRPGDHVPITNHNMCIPVSASVHGPDRATVLRTIAIARETVRLEIAPDPVGRTTVAPGTVAGS; this is translated from the coding sequence GTGGAACCGAGAGACCCGGTGATCCTGCTGATCGACCCGGCCAACACCAGGAACGGAAGCGAGTACGAGACCGCCATACGCGATCTTGGTTTCCGCGTGGTCTCGCTGTCCACCGGTCTACTGCCCGCAGACGCGACCCCGCCGCTCGACCCCGACGGCGAGACATCGCTGTACGCCGACGACGTGGACGACGCCGTCCGGCAGGTCCGTGCGGCTGGGTTCGACCTGCGAGCCGTCGTCCCCGCCAATGGATCGAGCCTCCACGTGGCTGACCAGATCGCGGCGCGGCTCGGCCTGCCCGGAAACGACCCCGCTCTGGGCTGGGCGCGGCGGAACAAGGCGGCGATGCGGGTCAGGGCCGCGCAAACGGGGGTCCGCGTACCGGAGTTCCGGCTGGTCCACTCCCTCGGTGAGGTGGCGGCGGCCGCTCAGGACATCGGCTTTCCCGTCATCGTGAAGCAGACCATGGGAACGGGGTCGTACGGCGTTTCGGTGATCAGTGACGCCGCGGCTCTGGACGAGGCAGAGACGTTGGGGACGGTGGACCGGCGAGGTCGGCCGGTCACCGAGTGGTTGGTGGAGCGCTACGTACGCGGGCGCGAGTACGCGGTGAATTTCTGTAGCGCTGACGGTGAGCACCGGCTGATCGACATCTGGGAGTACCGATGGCCCGATGACCGCGACTACGACTTCCCCCTGTGGGACATCGTCCAGATCGACAGCGCCCATCCCGACTACGTCCGGGTGGAGCGGTTCTGCAGGCAGGTGCTCGACGCGTTCGGCATCCGGCAGGGACCGGGCCACATCGAGGTCAAGTGCAGTGGCGACGGAGACGACGTCTACCTGATCGAGCTCGCGGCCCGGTTCTCGGGCGGGCCTGCGGTGCCGATGTGGACGAGGCACTCCGACCTGCGGCCGTTCCACGACGCCGTGGAATGCTTCCTCGGCCGCCGTCCGGACATCATCGACGGGGATCACGGGTTCAGGGCTGTGCTCGGCTCCGTCGTCATACGCAACGATGACGCGCCCGGCACACTGGTGGCCGTGCACGGGTTGGACGAGCTGGGCGCCCTGCCCGGCGTCGCCGATGTGCTCGCGGAGTTCCGGCCCGGGGACCACGTGCCGATTACCAACCACAACATGTGCATTCCGGTCAGCGCCTCGGTGCACGGCCCGGACCGGGCGACCGTGCTCCGTACCATCGCCATAGCGCGGGAGACGGTCAGGCTGGAGATCGCACCCGACCCCGTCGGCCGCACTACGGTGGCACCGGGCACCGTCGCCGGAAGCTGA
- a CDS encoding fumarylacetoacetate hydrolase family protein, translated as MRLCTLRTETGEDVGVSVPGGIATLSLVNASAGTRYGPTMLDIILKGEAVALAATIASLPEPALLGAQGGPDFGPLYRSPPKLWGVGLNYVRHADDLGVGQPTDAPGSYLRPPSTVIGYGDDILLPGQSQRVTAEAELGVVVGTTCRDVSPEDAPSVIFGYTSVLDMTAEDAIRVNPRHIPWAKAFDTFCSLGPWVVTPDEIPDLSAVRISTVVNGETIASNRVSAMMYDPHWLVGYFSGGMVLEAGTVIATGTPGAGVIHDGDTVEARVDGVGDLRNTVRLKPAEPRGVTRG; from the coding sequence GTGCGACTCTGCACTCTTCGCACCGAGACCGGTGAGGACGTCGGCGTGTCTGTGCCCGGCGGGATCGCCACACTGAGCCTCGTCAACGCGTCCGCGGGAACCCGGTACGGCCCCACCATGCTGGACATCATCCTGAAGGGCGAAGCCGTCGCACTCGCGGCCACGATCGCCTCCCTGCCCGAACCCGCCCTGCTGGGCGCGCAGGGCGGGCCGGACTTCGGGCCGCTCTACCGGTCTCCGCCGAAGCTGTGGGGTGTGGGCCTGAACTACGTGCGCCACGCCGACGACCTGGGGGTAGGACAGCCGACCGACGCCCCCGGCTCCTACCTGCGGCCGCCCTCCACGGTGATCGGGTACGGGGACGACATCCTGCTCCCCGGCCAGTCGCAGCGCGTCACCGCCGAAGCCGAGCTCGGCGTGGTCGTCGGAACCACCTGCCGCGACGTGTCACCTGAGGACGCCCCGTCCGTCATCTTCGGCTACACCAGCGTCCTGGACATGACCGCCGAGGACGCGATCCGGGTCAACCCCCGCCACATTCCCTGGGCGAAGGCCTTCGACACCTTCTGCAGCCTCGGCCCCTGGGTCGTCACCCCCGACGAGATCCCCGATCTCTCCGCCGTGCGGATCTCCACCGTCGTCAACGGGGAGACGATCGCGTCCAACCGGGTGTCCGCGATGATGTACGACCCCCATTGGCTGGTCGGCTACTTCTCCGGCGGCATGGTCCTCGAAGCCGGAACCGTGATCGCCACCGGAACCCCCGGCGCCGGCGTCATCCACGACGGGGACACCGTGGAAGCCCGTGTCGACGGCGTCGGCGACCTCCGCAACACCGTGAGGCTCAAGCCTGCCGAGCCACGTGGAGTCACGCGCGGCTGA
- a CDS encoding helix-turn-helix domain-containing protein: protein METPSVSGIGWISTRPSGRETPMTLRREPTIAAGESIKQSIPVGFRQGGANGGGTGAAPFGRRLRNLRLQAGLSQMQLARSSTLSVRAIRDLENGRVRQPRADSLRLLADALGLSAPQMNRLANDHSLGFLAGATEPAVSGPLIGREQELAALTTMLGAGHHRLVTITGIEGVGKTRLALGVAHALEAAEQSTVFWLALDDDRLRSRRGPVGAPERPTWLREVVHSGPDSRRRLVETIGESNSLLVLDGARPEDELADITAGLVAACPRLRILVTTRNPVDMPLDTLFPLAPLPVPLSDTEPADLDKVASVALLLAQMKRIQPAFRPDPHVLADVARICRALDGLPAALESAAHWSLIYSLRQLAHQLTTDPLTVARRPHGGHRQPDAYASVHHTIATLSSRQRDLLSAMSHRTSREPDGYWSVPEVADTMGLTAGECADGIYHLLILGILRRVDHHDVAMFKVLNIVSIAGQNAIAGQNAAA, encoded by the coding sequence ATGGAAACACCATCGGTGTCAGGAATCGGCTGGATCTCCACTCGGCCTTCGGGGCGGGAGACGCCGATGACCCTGCGCCGCGAACCGACCATCGCCGCCGGCGAGTCGATCAAGCAGAGCATTCCCGTCGGATTTCGTCAGGGCGGGGCCAACGGCGGCGGGACCGGGGCAGCGCCCTTCGGCCGACGACTCCGCAACCTGCGGCTACAGGCCGGACTGTCCCAGATGCAGCTGGCGCGCTCCAGCACACTCAGCGTTCGAGCGATACGCGATCTGGAGAACGGGAGGGTGCGGCAGCCCAGGGCAGACTCCCTGCGCCTTCTCGCCGACGCCCTAGGTCTCAGTGCCCCCCAGATGAACCGGCTGGCGAACGACCATTCGCTCGGCTTCCTGGCGGGGGCAACCGAGCCTGCCGTGAGCGGCCCGCTCATCGGGCGGGAGCAGGAGCTGGCGGCGCTGACGACGATGCTCGGCGCCGGGCATCACCGCCTGGTCACGATCACCGGGATCGAGGGCGTCGGCAAGACACGGCTCGCACTGGGGGTGGCGCACGCACTTGAGGCAGCCGAGCAGTCGACGGTCTTCTGGCTGGCCCTCGACGACGACCGGTTGCGGAGCCGAAGGGGGCCGGTGGGCGCTCCGGAGCGGCCCACGTGGTTGCGCGAGGTCGTGCACTCCGGGCCCGACAGCCGCAGGCGCCTCGTCGAGACCATCGGGGAGTCGAACAGCCTCCTCGTCCTCGACGGTGCCCGGCCGGAGGACGAGCTGGCGGACATCACAGCCGGTCTCGTGGCCGCATGCCCCCGGCTGCGGATTCTCGTCACGACGAGAAACCCCGTCGATATGCCCCTCGATACTCTCTTCCCCCTGGCACCGCTTCCGGTGCCTCTGTCCGACACCGAGCCGGCGGACCTGGACAAAGTGGCGTCGGTGGCGCTGTTGCTCGCCCAGATGAAGCGCATTCAGCCGGCCTTCCGTCCCGACCCGCATGTCCTCGCGGACGTCGCCCGGATCTGCCGCGCACTCGACGGCCTTCCCGCTGCCCTGGAATCCGCCGCCCACTGGAGCTTGATCTACTCTCTGCGGCAGCTCGCCCACCAACTCACCACCGATCCGCTCACCGTTGCACGGCGACCCCACGGCGGTCACCGGCAGCCGGACGCCTACGCGTCGGTCCACCACACCATCGCCACACTGAGCAGCCGCCAACGTGACCTGCTGTCGGCCATGTCCCACAGAACGTCCCGCGAACCGGACGGTTACTGGTCGGTGCCGGAGGTGGCGGACACGATGGGCCTGACGGCTGGGGAATGCGCCGACGGCATCTACCACCTTCTTATCCTCGGCATCCTTCGCCGGGTCGACCACCACGACGTGGCGATGTTCAAAGTACTCAACATCGTCAGCATCGCCGGACAGAACGCAATTGCCGGACAGAACGCAGCCGCATGA
- the folE gene encoding GTP cyclohydrolase I, translating to MSVTTWVQEGDVDSEKPREEDPLVGLARQLLKEIGEDPDRDGLRDTPARFARWWREFINYEPGSVGTLFESVGTRQLVVVSDIQVWSLCEHHLLPFNCSVTIAYRPTDRLLGLSKFARIAHRHAHKLQVQERLVSEIAEDIAVLSGAEDVAVIAKGEHLCMTMRGIKAAAQMTSTAYRGAFGEDAGLRAEMFNLLRP from the coding sequence ATGTCTGTGACCACGTGGGTGCAGGAGGGTGACGTCGACTCGGAGAAGCCGCGGGAGGAAGACCCACTGGTCGGACTCGCCCGGCAGCTCCTGAAGGAGATCGGGGAGGACCCCGACCGCGACGGGCTGCGCGATACGCCCGCGCGGTTCGCCCGCTGGTGGCGCGAATTCATCAACTACGAGCCGGGCTCGGTCGGCACGCTGTTCGAGTCGGTCGGCACCAGGCAACTGGTGGTTGTCTCGGACATTCAGGTCTGGTCTCTCTGCGAGCACCACCTGTTGCCGTTCAACTGCTCGGTGACGATCGCCTACCGCCCGACCGACCGGCTGCTGGGCCTTTCGAAGTTCGCCCGGATCGCCCACCGGCATGCGCACAAGCTCCAGGTTCAGGAGCGGCTGGTCTCCGAGATCGCCGAGGACATCGCCGTGCTCAGCGGGGCGGAGGACGTGGCCGTCATTGCCAAGGGCGAGCACCTCTGCATGACGATGCGCGGCATCAAGGCGGCCGCCCAGATGACCTCGACGGCCTACCGCGGGGCCTTCGGCGAGGACGCCGGGCTCCGGGCCGAGATGTTCAACCTGCTGCGCCCCTGA
- a CDS encoding 6-pyruvoyl trahydropterin synthase family protein yields MTLRITKKFEFSASHQLSGLAEGHQCARLHGHNYVVELELSADLTELTPTGFVRDYGELAPFKSWLDQTLDHRHLNDLVDNNPTAENLAVWLYERWSKEFPELTSVRISETPKTWAEYRA; encoded by the coding sequence ATGACGCTGCGCATCACGAAGAAGTTCGAGTTCTCTGCCAGCCATCAGCTCTCCGGCCTGGCCGAGGGACACCAGTGTGCTCGGCTGCACGGCCACAACTATGTCGTCGAGCTGGAGCTGAGCGCCGACCTGACAGAACTGACGCCGACGGGGTTCGTTCGTGACTACGGCGAGTTGGCCCCCTTCAAATCGTGGCTGGACCAGACGCTCGACCACCGTCACCTCAACGACCTGGTGGACAACAACCCCACCGCCGAGAACCTGGCGGTGTGGCTCTACGAGCGCTGGTCGAAGGAGTTCCCGGAGCTGACATCCGTGCGAATCTCCGAAACCCCCAAGACATGGGCCGAGTACCGGGCCTGA
- a CDS encoding 7-carboxy-7-deazaguanine synthase QueE, translated as METELVVNEIFGPTVQGEGRSMGRRCAFLRLGGCNLSCTWCDTPYTWDWTGAGDSGVTYDPREELHRRPVREVAEELLAFGVELIVISGGEPLGQQNRLVPLVELLTARGLEIEIETNGTHAADPALVAAGVRFNVSPKLAHSGDPVKRRIVPDALKSLAVTEGTTFKFVCRNAGDLDEVAGLVEEFSLGSVWIMPKGQTGAEVSRHMAELADAVIARGWNLTTRLHTLLWGDTRGV; from the coding sequence GTGGAAACGGAACTCGTGGTCAACGAGATCTTCGGCCCGACCGTCCAGGGCGAAGGCCGGTCCATGGGACGCAGGTGTGCGTTCCTGCGGCTCGGTGGCTGCAACTTGTCGTGCACGTGGTGCGACACGCCCTACACATGGGACTGGACAGGGGCGGGCGACTCCGGGGTCACGTACGACCCCCGCGAGGAGTTGCACCGCCGTCCCGTCCGCGAAGTGGCCGAGGAGCTCCTCGCGTTCGGCGTCGAGCTGATCGTCATCTCCGGCGGTGAGCCGCTCGGACAGCAGAACCGTCTGGTCCCGCTGGTCGAGCTGCTCACGGCGCGAGGCCTGGAAATCGAGATCGAGACCAACGGCACGCACGCCGCAGACCCGGCCCTGGTAGCCGCCGGAGTCCGCTTCAACGTCTCGCCGAAGCTGGCTCACTCGGGCGATCCGGTCAAGCGGCGGATCGTGCCGGACGCACTGAAAAGCCTCGCGGTGACGGAAGGCACCACGTTCAAGTTCGTCTGCCGTAACGCCGGCGACCTGGACGAGGTGGCCGGACTGGTCGAGGAGTTCAGCCTCGGCTCGGTCTGGATCATGCCGAAGGGGCAGACGGGCGCCGAGGTGAGCCGCCACATGGCCGAGCTGGCCGACGCGGTGATCGCACGAGGCTGGAATCTCACAACACGCCTGCACACCTTGTTGTGGGGCGACACGCGAGGTGTCTGA
- a CDS encoding 7-cyano-7-deazaguanine synthase, which yields MSRIVAVVSGGIDSVTMAHHIAAEGHDLHVLAVDYGQRHRKELEFAAAAAARLGAPYEEVDLRSLRSVMRGSSLTDPSVAVPRPDRPVGGNPNIVPNRNAVLLSVAFALAVTVQADAVAFGVMAEDVGPSDTSPAFLRLFLEMERVATKGSLAPEVELLAPLIELPKTGVVALGEKLGVPWDRTWTCFRGEDIHCGACAACAERRGAFADLGITDPTVYREGVTPK from the coding sequence ATGAGCAGAATCGTTGCCGTGGTGTCCGGCGGGATCGACTCGGTCACCATGGCGCATCACATCGCCGCCGAGGGACACGACCTTCACGTGCTGGCCGTTGACTACGGCCAGCGGCACCGCAAGGAGCTCGAGTTCGCAGCCGCTGCTGCGGCACGGCTCGGTGCGCCGTACGAGGAAGTCGATCTGCGTTCGCTGCGGAGCGTCATGCGCGGATCGTCGCTCACGGATCCGTCCGTGGCCGTGCCCCGACCGGACCGGCCGGTCGGCGGGAACCCGAACATCGTGCCGAACCGTAACGCCGTGCTGCTGTCGGTGGCCTTCGCGCTGGCGGTCACCGTGCAGGCGGATGCCGTTGCTTTCGGCGTCATGGCCGAGGACGTCGGCCCGTCCGACACCTCTCCGGCGTTCCTGCGGCTGTTCCTCGAGATGGAGCGGGTGGCGACCAAGGGTTCGCTCGCGCCGGAGGTCGAACTGCTCGCTCCGCTGATCGAACTGCCGAAGACCGGAGTGGTCGCTCTCGGCGAGAAACTCGGCGTGCCCTGGGACCGGACGTGGACGTGCTTCCGTGGTGAGGACATCCACTGTGGTGCGTGTGCGGCCTGTGCGGAGCGGCGCGGGGCGTTCGCGGATCTGGGCATCACGGACCCGACGGTCTATCGCGAAGGAGTGACACCGAAGTGA
- a CDS encoding isopenicillin N synthase family dioxygenase, whose translation MPGKIPEVDLEAWRRASDADRAPIAAELDAALRSTGMFLVSGHGVPHTVIDDFRAAAKRFFALPKEVKAQYAIEAAYDSGWLEMHPPGGVGVPVSEHGEAPGAPDLHESFYVGPGHRTGDEQRDRFNYPANRWPVELPELRAAEDAYTTHMLRVVQAVNEVLAVTLGLPEDFFTSRAQMATWTQNASWYPSYSSIGDVARGQFRNGPHTDLGTVTLLSRQQGVGGLQVWNEEDDWFSPPYSPDSLIVNLGDLMELWTDGRWRALKHRVLAPSPVAPDEELLSLVFFFETDPDTLVEPLAAPAGGGRGLSPAYARRTVLGKLGVPTDSVPGVMA comes from the coding sequence GTGCCAGGTAAAATTCCCGAAGTCGACCTCGAGGCATGGCGCAGGGCATCCGACGCCGATCGCGCCCCGATCGCCGCGGAGCTGGACGCCGCGCTGCGCAGCACCGGTATGTTCCTGGTGTCCGGGCACGGGGTGCCACACACCGTGATCGATGACTTCCGGGCCGCTGCCAAGCGCTTCTTCGCCCTGCCGAAGGAGGTCAAGGCTCAGTACGCCATCGAGGCCGCGTACGACAGCGGGTGGCTCGAGATGCATCCCCCCGGTGGGGTCGGGGTGCCGGTGAGCGAGCACGGGGAGGCCCCTGGCGCGCCGGATCTTCACGAGTCGTTCTACGTGGGGCCCGGTCACCGTACCGGCGACGAACAGCGGGACCGGTTCAACTATCCGGCCAACCGCTGGCCGGTCGAGCTGCCGGAGCTGCGGGCAGCCGAGGATGCGTACACGACGCATATGTTGCGGGTGGTACAGGCGGTCAACGAGGTGCTTGCCGTCACGCTGGGGCTGCCGGAGGACTTCTTCACCTCGCGGGCGCAGATGGCGACGTGGACGCAGAACGCCAGTTGGTACCCGTCGTATTCGAGCATCGGAGACGTCGCCCGCGGTCAGTTCCGCAACGGGCCACATACCGACTTGGGTACCGTCACGTTGCTGAGCCGCCAGCAGGGTGTGGGTGGGCTGCAGGTGTGGAACGAGGAGGACGACTGGTTCTCCCCGCCGTACAGCCCGGACTCGCTCATCGTCAATCTCGGTGACTTGATGGAGTTGTGGACCGACGGGCGCTGGCGGGCGCTGAAGCACCGTGTGCTGGCGCCCAGCCCGGTGGCTCCGGATGAGGAACTGCTGTCGCTGGTCTTCTTCTTCGAGACCGACCCGGACACGCTGGTCGAGCCGTTGGCCGCTCCGGCGGGTGGTGGCCGGGGGCTGTCGCCGGCGTATGCGCGGCGGACGGTCCTCGGGAAACTCGGTGTCCCGACCGACTCCGTCCCGGGGGTCATGGCATGA
- the ectB gene encoding diaminobutyrate--2-oxoglutarate transaminase, whose amino-acid sequence MTVFADLESEVRSYSRMWPVVFDRAEGSRLFSEDGRPYLDFFAGAGALNYGHNNAFLKQSLMDYIARDGVSHALDMFTVARRDFLDAFQDLVLTPRGLEYKVVFPGPGGANAVEAALKLARRVTGRQSVVSFTNSFHGMTLGALAVSGSAAKRAAAGVALTLTTAMPYDGYPGLGENGPRHLDRLLSDGGSGLDLPAAVIVETVQGEGGLRAADAEWLRDLAGVCKRHEVLLIVDDVQMGCGRTGSFFSFEDAGITPDMVCLSKSIGGFGLPLALTLIRPELDVWKPGDHSGTFRGVNASFVTGTQALRSYWSDGALEKSTRARGERIAAALGAIAVENPEADLEVRGRGFAAGLRFATPGAARAVCAAAFENGLLMETSGAASDVVKLLPPLTITDDDLDEGLNIIRTCVGPVLARSK is encoded by the coding sequence ATGACTGTCTTCGCCGATCTTGAGTCCGAGGTCCGCAGTTACAGCCGGATGTGGCCGGTGGTGTTCGACCGGGCGGAAGGCAGTCGGCTGTTCTCCGAGGACGGGCGGCCCTATCTGGATTTCTTCGCCGGTGCGGGTGCGCTCAACTACGGTCACAACAACGCCTTCCTGAAGCAGTCTCTGATGGACTACATCGCCCGGGACGGGGTCTCGCACGCGCTGGACATGTTCACCGTGGCGAGGCGGGACTTCCTCGACGCCTTCCAGGACCTGGTTCTGACGCCGCGAGGGCTGGAGTACAAGGTGGTGTTCCCCGGCCCTGGCGGTGCGAACGCGGTGGAGGCGGCTCTCAAGCTCGCCCGGCGGGTCACCGGACGGCAGTCGGTGGTGAGTTTCACCAACTCCTTCCACGGGATGACGTTGGGGGCCCTCGCGGTCAGCGGCAGCGCGGCGAAGCGTGCGGCCGCCGGCGTGGCTCTGACCTTGACGACCGCGATGCCCTACGACGGCTACCCGGGCCTCGGGGAAAACGGCCCGCGCCATCTTGACCGGCTTTTGTCGGACGGGGGCAGCGGGCTGGACCTGCCCGCTGCGGTCATCGTGGAGACCGTTCAGGGGGAGGGGGGGCTGAGGGCCGCCGACGCGGAATGGCTGCGCGACCTCGCCGGCGTGTGCAAACGGCACGAGGTGTTGCTCATCGTGGACGACGTCCAGATGGGCTGCGGCCGCACAGGATCGTTCTTCAGCTTCGAGGACGCCGGGATCACTCCCGACATGGTGTGTCTGTCCAAGTCCATCGGAGGGTTCGGCCTTCCTCTGGCTCTCACTCTCATCCGGCCGGAACTGGACGTCTGGAAACCGGGCGATCACAGCGGGACGTTCCGCGGTGTCAACGCGTCTTTCGTGACGGGAACGCAGGCCCTGCGCTCCTACTGGAGTGACGGGGCGCTGGAGAAGTCCACCCGCGCGCGAGGGGAGCGGATCGCGGCGGCTCTGGGCGCGATTGCCGTCGAGAACCCCGAGGCGGACCTGGAGGTCCGGGGCCGGGGGTTCGCGGCCGGGCTGCGGTTCGCCACGCCCGGCGCGGCCCGCGCGGTGTGCGCCGCAGCGTTCGAGAACGGCCTGCTCATGGAGACGTCCGGTGCGGCCTCGGACGTGGTGAAGCTGCTGCCCCCACTGACCATCACCGACGACGACCTGGACGAAGGTCTCAACATCATCCGTACATGCGTGGGCCCTGTGCTCGCGCGGAGCAAGTGA
- a CDS encoding class I SAM-dependent methyltransferase: MNPDFYSRVADEFGEYTSGGLRTDVFPDGDPEAAFDELARGLGGPDGRLVDVGCADGRSLLRIAPAFGSVLGIDMSASMLESAERKRAEVGLGNARFERRDASRTGLPDGEADVLTSRRGPLFPGEFRRVLKPGGHLIYMGIGETDARELKESFGRGQLYGRWDGRPVMDEVVEELTGAGFTVVLEKTFRTEEFYHSPVELDRFLRQVPIFEDYESAADRVPFERYVASAGSDGGVRLDRHWFVVQARRAV; the protein is encoded by the coding sequence ATGAACCCGGATTTCTACTCGCGGGTCGCCGACGAGTTCGGCGAATACACCAGCGGGGGTCTGCGTACTGACGTCTTTCCGGACGGTGATCCGGAGGCAGCGTTCGACGAGCTGGCGAGGGGCCTTGGCGGTCCGGATGGCCGTCTGGTCGATGTCGGCTGCGCCGATGGGCGCAGCCTGCTGAGGATCGCCCCGGCGTTCGGCAGTGTGCTCGGCATCGACATGTCGGCCTCGATGCTGGAGTCCGCGGAGCGGAAGCGCGCGGAAGTGGGGCTGGGCAACGCCAGGTTCGAGCGGCGTGACGCTTCCCGTACCGGCCTTCCTGACGGGGAGGCCGACGTGCTCACCTCCCGGCGTGGGCCGTTGTTCCCGGGCGAGTTCCGCAGGGTGCTCAAGCCCGGCGGTCATCTGATCTACATGGGCATCGGCGAGACGGACGCCCGCGAGCTGAAGGAGTCCTTCGGCCGCGGCCAGCTCTACGGTCGCTGGGACGGCAGGCCGGTGATGGATGAGGTGGTGGAGGAGCTCACCGGGGCCGGTTTCACGGTGGTGCTGGAGAAGACCTTCCGGACCGAGGAGTTCTACCACTCGCCGGTCGAGCTCGACAGGTTCCTGCGCCAGGTGCCGATTTTCGAGGACTACGAATCGGCGGCGGACCGGGTTCCGTTCGAGCGCTATGTGGCATCGGCCGGCAGCGATGGTGGTGTCCGGCTCGACCGGCACTGGTTCGTGGTCCAGGCACGGAGGGCGGTATGA